A stretch of DNA from Alteromonas gilva:
CGTCGGCAAGATAATCGATACCATCGCCTGAATGCTATGAATATTGTCACGCCTATCCCAACGTCCTTTGCCATTCCCACTGCTAATCTTAGCGTGGAAGCGGCCCGGCGTGACAATCTGGCCCGCGAAACAATTCCACAACCTTCTGATGCCAAGCAAGGCGCGGCAGAACAGGGTTTAGGCTCTGAGTCTGATAAGCTCAGGTCGTCAGTTAAAGGCAATCAACCGCTTACCTATGAGCGTCCCCAGGTAAGTCAGAACAGTTCGGCGCAGGCATCATCTGATGGCCAGCAAGCATTTGACTTTGATAACGGCAAAGATGAGAGCGCCGGCAAAGACAATGCCGAGGAGCGCCAACAGCAGCAGGCCGAGCAGCGCAAAATTGACTCGCTTGAACAGCGCGATCAGGAAGTGCGTAAGCATGAGCAGGCCCATGCAGCGGCCGGAGGCCAGTACGCTGGCGCGCCTCAGTATCAGTATCAACGAGGCCCCGATGGCCAGCGATATGCCGTTGACGGCGAGGTATCGATTGATATTTCAGCCGAAAACACTCCTCAGCAAACGCTGAACAAAATGCAGCAGGTGCGGGCGGCAGCATTAGCACCCGCCGAGCCGTCGCCGCAAGACCTGCAGGTTGCTGCTGAAGCAGCGCGCATAGCCTTTGAAGCCCGCAATGAACTGGCGAAGGAGAACAGTGAGGCCGGCACCGTCGCGTCTGACAACGCTGACCGTCAGCCTGGTGATATTGAGCCGCCGTCAATCGACGAAATAGTCGCCGATAACCAACCGCAAATACCAAAACGAACGCTGGAAGAGTTGTCAGCCAGTGACAGCGGTAACAATGGCGCAGGACCGAGGCGGTCATTGAATATTGCGGATGAGCAAATGGCACAACGCAGCAATATTATCGCAAGCTTTTACAGCGGCGTTAGCACACCCGCCGAAGGCGGCTTTCGTGCCTCAGCATAGTCATTAGAATAACTATCAGCATCGCCATCAGGCCTGTTAACCGGTAAACAAGTCCCTGTTTAACCTCAATTTTAGCCGCGCAGAAACAGCAACGGCCTCATAATGAGGCCGTTGTGGTTAATATTCGTATAACGGTTAGTCTTTCTTTATTTTGGCAAACGCATCGGCAAAGGCATTGCCCATGGCAGCATTGGCTGGCGCGGCTTGTCGCGCCGGGGCTCTGCTTTTGGCCGGTTTGGCTTTACCTTGTCCCTGCGGTTTGCTGCTGCCTTTCGACCCTTTGCCCTGGGGAGCTGGGGTGTCGTCTAAGCGCATGGTAAATGAAATACGTTTACGATTTACGTCAACCTCAAGCACTTTTACTTTCACGATATCGCCGGCTTTAACGACTTCACGGGGA
This window harbors:
- a CDS encoding putative metalloprotease CJM1_0395 family protein — its product is MNIVTPIPTSFAIPTANLSVEAARRDNLARETIPQPSDAKQGAAEQGLGSESDKLRSSVKGNQPLTYERPQVSQNSSAQASSDGQQAFDFDNGKDESAGKDNAEERQQQQAEQRKIDSLEQRDQEVRKHEQAHAAAGGQYAGAPQYQYQRGPDGQRYAVDGEVSIDISAENTPQQTLNKMQQVRAAALAPAEPSPQDLQVAAEAARIAFEARNELAKENSEAGTVASDNADRQPGDIEPPSIDEIVADNQPQIPKRTLEELSASDSGNNGAGPRRSLNIADEQMAQRSNIIASFYSGVSTPAEGGFRASA